A section of the Gloeobacter violaceus PCC 7421 genome encodes:
- a CDS encoding FG-GAP repeat domain-containing protein: MKNIERTSFLIFFATSIVISTPCMGEPLLGNENQEVYQFPMGSIIKLGNPPSSLEKGNDTEDNNSFVTDAMELDTVPDINCPSGLTLTKTEIEQRARDLGLLTDTMSSGQVTQALGIIFQNMAVKSINAVENKKKVFTSSGAGSVPDVLQSITYTIPPNPPKSYVESYFGDAKAIKEGSTITESSGSSPKQVSNFLGALLVSEAGKAATSTNIIRPAMVFYTPGGIAIGSSLVNTATTNKTLMLQTKACTNPGGTPGVSDMLLGKAVLLNPNVLPAGSIFITTTGLSASGLFRVVKTSYENFVNFTRYFTGTNTAELATYRSGNWYFADSLYGDQSSTVYGVSGDMPYPRDFDGDGIPDLAVWRPSNQHWYVKYSSTKASKDLGVYGIPTAPYYDWLVPDDFDGDRKADLATWRSSDGHWYVKYSSSGVSTDLGVYGVPGSPYYDVAVPGNYDGDAKTDRAVYRTSSQEWYIKQSSTGQQATVVKYGIAGDKPVPADYDGDGKTDRAVWRPSNGRWYAKYSSTGDSVDLGANGISGDILVPRDYDGDGRADRAVWRPSNGYWYIYFSSDGAFYSKQWGQSSDIPL; encoded by the coding sequence ATGAAAAACATTGAACGCACATCTTTTTTGATCTTTTTTGCGACTTCAATAGTGATATCAACGCCCTGCATGGGTGAGCCATTATTAGGAAATGAGAATCAAGAAGTTTATCAATTTCCGATGGGTAGCATAATTAAATTAGGCAATCCTCCCTCTTCGTTAGAGAAGGGCAATGATACAGAAGATAACAATAGTTTTGTTACTGATGCAATGGAACTTGATACCGTGCCCGATATAAATTGCCCAAGCGGGCTAACATTAACAAAAACAGAAATTGAGCAGAGGGCTCGTGATCTAGGACTTCTCACTGACACTATGTCCAGCGGTCAAGTGACCCAAGCACTAGGAATTATATTTCAAAACATGGCTGTAAAAAGCATTAATGCAGTTGAAAACAAGAAAAAAGTCTTTACTTCGTCAGGTGCTGGATCAGTGCCTGATGTACTGCAATCGATAACTTATACGATTCCTCCTAATCCTCCAAAATCATATGTGGAAAGCTACTTTGGTGATGCGAAAGCGATTAAAGAAGGCTCCACGATTACGGAAAGTTCTGGGTCGTCTCCAAAACAAGTTTCCAATTTTTTAGGAGCGCTGCTGGTATCAGAAGCTGGCAAAGCAGCAACAAGCACGAATATTATTCGCCCGGCAATGGTGTTTTACACTCCTGGAGGTATCGCAATAGGTTCATCTTTGGTGAACACAGCTACAACCAACAAAACCCTAATGCTTCAAACTAAAGCTTGTACTAATCCAGGTGGAACGCCTGGAGTAAGTGACATGTTATTAGGTAAAGCAGTTCTCCTTAACCCTAATGTACTTCCTGCTGGCTCAATTTTTATAACTACAACGGGTCTTTCAGCAAGTGGACTTTTCCGCGTGGTGAAAACGTCTTATGAAAACTTTGTCAACTTTACTCGTTATTTTACGGGCACCAATACTGCAGAGCTTGCAACATATCGTAGTGGCAATTGGTATTTTGCCGACTCGTTGTACGGTGATCAAAGTTCGACAGTATATGGTGTGTCCGGAGACATGCCGTATCCAAGGGATTTTGATGGCGATGGGATACCAGATCTGGCAGTTTGGCGACCCTCAAACCAGCATTGGTATGTGAAATATAGCTCGACAAAAGCCAGCAAGGATTTGGGAGTCTACGGAATCCCTACAGCCCCCTATTATGATTGGCTTGTGCCTGATGATTTTGATGGAGATCGAAAAGCAGATCTGGCAACTTGGCGATCGTCAGACGGACACTGGTACGTTAAGTACAGCTCATCAGGGGTCAGTACCGATTTGGGGGTTTATGGAGTGCCTGGGAGTCCATACTACGATGTAGCTGTACCTGGCAACTATGATGGAGACGCAAAAACTGACAGAGCAGTTTACAGAACTTCATCTCAAGAATGGTATATCAAACAAAGTTCTACGGGTCAACAGGCAACTGTTGTAAAATACGGTATTGCTGGCGATAAACCAGTTCCTGCCGATTATGATGGCGATGGCAAGACCGATAGAGCAGTATGGCGCCCTTCAAATGGACGCTGGTATGCAAAGTACAGTTCTACAGGTGATAGTGTTGATTTAGGAGCAAACGGAATATCGGGAGATATACTTGTGCCTAGAGATTACGACGGTGACGGTAGGGCCGATAGAGCTGTGTGGCGACCTTCAAACGGTTATTGGTATATCTACTTTAGTTCGGATGGGGCGTTCTACTCCAAGCAATGGGGTCAGTCCAGCGATATACCTCTGTAA
- a CDS encoding WG repeat-containing protein codes for MNNLFPVQREGVWGFINNIGKITIELKFNEAQNFSEGIAGVLTDEGWGFIDESGRYLYLPQFNGAEPFFEQVARVRLEDCWGFVDLVGNVYSLPSEYIEVGRAFSQGLVLIGTSEEKYGYINKLVEEVIQPQYDYGDPFSENLAAVHIGGWPGGRWGFIDFSGQLVIKPSFDKVLEGFRQSLARVSYRDEVIYIDRTGSRVDDIKAVCSRNSSEGLATISVRNRWGYASIHGDVVIEPIFESAYPFCEGLAAVQVTNRKWGYINKMGETVIDPKFDHASCFSHGLALVDVGNSEGYIDKRGIYVWKSFV; via the coding sequence TTGAATAACTTGTTTCCAGTGCAGCGAGAAGGTGTTTGGGGCTTTATCAACAACATTGGTAAAATAACGATTGAATTAAAATTTAATGAAGCTCAAAACTTTTCTGAAGGCATTGCCGGAGTGCTCACCGATGAAGGATGGGGTTTTATTGATGAGTCTGGACGCTATCTTTATCTTCCCCAGTTTAATGGAGCAGAACCGTTTTTCGAGCAAGTTGCACGTGTAAGGCTTGAAGACTGTTGGGGCTTCGTTGATCTAGTTGGTAATGTTTATAGTCTCCCCTCAGAATACATAGAAGTTGGAAGGGCGTTCTCTCAAGGGTTGGTGCTTATTGGCACATCTGAAGAAAAGTATGGCTACATTAATAAATTGGTAGAAGAAGTGATCCAACCTCAGTATGATTATGGAGACCCATTTTCCGAGAATTTAGCAGCTGTTCATATAGGTGGGTGGCCTGGAGGTAGATGGGGCTTCATCGATTTTAGTGGCCAGCTAGTGATAAAGCCAAGCTTTGACAAGGTTTTGGAGGGTTTTCGTCAAAGTTTGGCAAGAGTTTCTTACAGAGACGAAGTTATTTACATTGATAGGACTGGCTCAAGAGTTGATGACATAAAAGCTGTTTGCTCTAGAAATTCATCTGAGGGCTTAGCAACTATAAGCGTTCGCAATAGATGGGGATATGCCTCTATACATGGGGATGTGGTTATTGAACCGATTTTTGAGTCTGCATATCCCTTTTGTGAAGGACTAGCAGCTGTACAAGTAACTAATAGAAAATGGGGCTATATTAATAAAATGGGAGAGACAGTTATTGATCCGAAGTTTGATCATGCTAGCTGCTTCTCACATGGTTTAGCTCTTGTAGATGTCGGCAACTCAGAAGGCTACATTGATAAACGCGGAATTTATGTGTGGAAGTCATTTGTATGA
- a CDS encoding DUF6364 family protein — protein MERKLTVRVDEKLIQQAKAWASKENVSLSQAISQFFAAVTARDKLTMGLSPWMETFQQMVKPPLGKDVVSWTDAEVEENYRTYLEEKYR, from the coding sequence ATGGAACGCAAGCTCACTGTACGGGTCGATGAAAAGCTGATTCAGCAAGCCAAGGCATGGGCAAGCAAAGAAAATGTCTCCTTGAGCCAGGCGATCAGCCAGTTTTTTGCTGCCGTCACAGCGCGCGACAAACTGACTATGGGGCTAAGCCCCTGGATGGAAACCTTCCAGCAAATGGTCAAGCCCCCGCTGGGCAAAGATGTGGTCAGCTGGACGGACGCAGAGGTTGAGGAGAACTACCGTACCTACCTCGAAGAAAAGTATCGCTGA
- a CDS encoding helix-turn-helix domain-containing protein, with product MATYDPKELAGFRSTLGTSLTKSATVSPTAAPTGSDTALAPLASPGEALVGLVGLLDQLGYRRKTERPAAALGEKILLTLGEAQALTGLSRDQLKRAIAAGELRAGKIGRAWRVRRSDLADYIAKLPL from the coding sequence ATGGCCACCTACGATCCTAAAGAACTGGCCGGGTTTCGCTCCACTTTAGGCACTTCTCTCACCAAGTCGGCTACCGTCTCTCCGACAGCCGCTCCGACAGGCTCCGACACAGCATTAGCGCCACTGGCGAGCCCTGGCGAAGCACTCGTCGGCTTGGTGGGGCTTCTCGATCAATTGGGGTACCGGCGCAAGACGGAGCGTCCGGCCGCCGCTCTCGGGGAGAAAATTTTGCTCACTCTCGGCGAGGCCCAGGCGCTCACTGGCCTAAGCCGTGATCAGCTCAAGCGGGCTATCGCCGCCGGGGAGCTGCGTGCGGGGAAAATCGGCCGCGCCTGGCGGGTGCGCCGCTCGGACCTGGCCGACTACATTGCCAAGTTGCCCCTATAA